ACTTCTGTCATAGGGCTTTGTTATAACAGATTATTtcattgtcacccaggtattgagcctggtacccattagttatttttcctgatctctccctcctcccatcctctatCCTCCAGTAGGCTTCAGTGTCTCTTGTACCTCAcaatatgtccatgtgttctcatcatttagttcccacttacaagtgagcacatgtggtatttggttttctgttcctgcattagtttactaaggataatggccttgagctccatccatgtccctaaagaGGACATAATCTCATccatttttattgctgcatagcattccatggtatatatgtaccacattttcttaattcaatctatcagtgatgggcatttaggttaattcatgtctttgctgttgaAAATAGTGCTGCTGTGAGCATACATGTAAGTGtgttttataatagaacaatttctattcctttggatatatactcagtaataggATTCCTGGGACAAATAGTATTTCTGTGTTTACGagtttgaagaattgccacactgtcttccacaatggttgaactaatttacactcccaccaacagtgtataagtgttcctttttctccacaaccttgtcagtatctgttatttcttaacattttaataatagctactctgattggtgtgagatgacatctcattgtggttttgatttgcattttggaCAGAGaccagttttaaatgtttttgttggtATAGATATGAAACTAAGACATAAAATAAGTCCATGATAGAGGAATTGTAGAAAGAGCTAAGATTAAGTAATAGTTAGAAGTTGACCTGATAGGTTTTGTAGACCAAGTACATGTGGGAAATGAAGtaaaagattatatttttcagtattttaagaaTTAGCTACATAATATGTTACTCACTGATATAggaacacaagaagagaaaaatgatggTAGATTATGGTAAGTTCAATTTTGAACATGTTAATTTCAAAGATTCAGTTATAGAATTGggcaaaattattttagtttatagAATTTCTGAGACTATAGCTGAGAATAGAGAATTACATTGGAAATACTGATTTGAGAGTTACCATTCATGTTAAGGGTAGAAAGGAGTTTCACTGTGGATGAGATTACTGCTGAATCACCCTTACTTCTATCCATCTCTTTATTTACATCTgagtatttaaaaggaaaaagtgagTGTACAAAACTCAGAATCTTTGACACTGTCCTGTGTGTTGAGTGTCATCCTGTCTACAGAGAGTATGTTGTCTTTGATATTCTTTGCCGTATTgtgtgctatggagaaaaatcatttttccaCAGAGCAGACCACACTGGTTCACTATTGCCAATGAGTTGGTGGGCATAGTTGGATACgtaggaaaaaataatgaaccCCAATATAATAGGGGATTCCAAATAATGAACTCCCTATTACAATGGGGTTTATTATTTTGTCCTACATACTCAAGCATATAGGCCACAAAACATGACTTTTTCAATAACATAAATTTGATATTCTTATTTCTACATGCTAAAgtctccatcttttctttttctctatatggCCAGAAATGAGCTGGATAAAAAAGGGTGTCATTTATTGAGCCCCCTCTAGGATTTTAACCTGCAGGTGGGTAGCAGTCAAAGCTATTGGTATGAATGAAGGGAATGTTCCAGAGGAAGTACcttaaaaatggagagaagaaaagatagaaaagagaagTGAAGAGAAATGAGTTAGgctgaagagagaagaggaggaccTACTTCTTAGGGAAACTAATGTTGAAGAATCAGGACTACACATAGTATTGTCAGAAGAAAACTTGATGAAAACCGTAGCATAACAGAAAGgcataagaaaaaaaactattcaaaaaaatagTGTTTGGGGGGCAGAATAAGGACCAGTCAGTAAAACCAAGCACTGAAATGTACAATAGGATAGGGGCTAAAACATACCGGTAGTATCTGATAATCAGGATGTAACTGGGGCCTTAGAGTGAGCTTAAATTGGAGAAGAGagcagaagaggagaggggaaggggctgggcCAGGTTGTATCATTCTTgctactattaggttggtgcaaaagtagttgctCTTTTTGCACTTAGAAGTACGGCAGAAACTGCAATTATGTTTGCAACAGCCTAATAGAATTGTTTGTGCACGTGTGTATAGGCAAGCAGATAGATGTATGcatattttcatcttctttagcttaattttatttaatcagcAAAAACATTCTTGCAGGAGTCCTATTAAAAGTGTTTGTggtcagaattttaaaatcaaacataCAATGATATAAACTGCAtaaatatgtttgtttatatCACTGATACCAGTAACCTTAATCATACACACTAATCCAGGGACAAACTTGTCACACATAGAGCTGATTTTTAACAAACCGCAAACATATTCTGTGCAGGAAAATTCTATGAGTAAAATATGAACATGAGAAAACATACTCTGTCatcttctatattttaaaaggatttcttttttctcaagagAGATAATTTTTTTGGCCAAAATATGTAGTTTACTCATAGTATACACAATTTTATGCCTGCCTGTTTGTAAACCATCTCATTTTACCTAACAAAAGCAAACAACCATAGACATACCAGCTGTATTAGGGTTTGCCGGTATTTAAAGTGCCAACTTCAAAAATACTAGGTTAAGTAATTTTCTACTGTTATTTGTGTGACTTATAGCATGTTATGGTGAACCTGAATATTTAGCCAGCATCAAAagtcaaaatgtaaataaacagaaccaatgggcTACTCTTCTAAAAGAGTGTTGTTTCTGGAACACAAAATTCAtgctttttcaaaaagcaaaaggaTAAAATTGTACATGATTGGACTTTCGTCTAATTTATGGGGAGTCTTAAACAATTTTAGGAGCTTAACACTGAAATAGCCCTTTGGGGTATTAACTCTGTCAACTGGCttgcaaatcagaaaattgaTAGCTCTATTATGAAGGCATGTGAAATATCATATACACAGACTGGATAAAATGCTTAATTCCTCTGTGAGGTGACCAGAAATTACTGACTGATTTGTTGGCTTAAATCCTGCTGAATGGGTCCCTTTCAATGCCTTAAGACTattctattaaataatttaaaatagctgatactaaaaaggaagaaatatataaattcaaatgGATTCTATTCAAATTAGAGGGTGTTTTTGAGACCCATATTCCTATAAAAACGATTAGTATTTCAGCTACACTTAAAAACTAAAACCTGAAGCTGagtagggaagaagaaagagacaactggattttttttctctgatatttccTGTTCTTTTCTCAATCATCCCCACCAAACTGAGAATattattatagtatttttattgGTCAAATTATTCTTAGCATTGTATTATATACCTACTCTCAAGTCAATAAccagattaaacaaaaataatatatttattgaacatctaccatgtgtcaggcattTTTTTAGGTATGCAATATAGTATGGTATATAAAACACTGTCCTTGTCCTAAATTAGCTTATATATTTCATGTGAGATGTTCTGAGAATTTTAAAGGACATATCATATTATGACTTTTTGAGTAACTTTTTCAGTAAGTTGTTTTCAAATAgctaactttaaaataaacttaaggCATCTTACATAAATACAAATTGTTCATTAATGTAATTAAATAGAGATAgcaatataaaatggaaataggaaTGAGGTTATAGTACCAAATACAATCATGTAAAGTCTGATAAACTCATCAGAGGTGGGAGATATATTTGATTCTTAGCTTTCTGGCAGCATGTTTTAATATTACTTAGGTACTGTAAGATCTTGTGCTCTGAAGTTGGTAGATGGAATTGGTAGGTACAGATGCATATAGACAACTTATTATCAATTTTAAAGACTCTCTTTAAAATTTATCCATAAAACTCTTCAAATTTGCCTTACAACATTATTCACAAACCTGAGAGATCGGCTAATTATTTTCCAATTCCTTCATCATACCTTATTCACCTCATAGAATCAAAATTGCATGGTCTCACTTAAGCATTGTCCTATCTTGGGGCAGTCTCCAGCTTCCAACATTGTAACTCAATCCTATGAAATTATTTAgagaatgtgtgagtgtgtgaaaaCTAACAGGATGTTTCTTGGAATAGCACCAACTGGCGTTACAAATATTGCGCTAGTTCCTGCTCTCAGGCGAGGAACAGACATGGTGAGCTAGCACATGAACCCACAGAATTTTCCATCAAAGGGGATAAATATCTCTTATAATCTATGCTGGCTAGTTATAACTACTCTACTTTATGTGCatgagtaaagaaaaacaaaacaatgatagaaaataaattcctctCAGAAATTCCCAACATCGTGTTTTCTCAAAGCATGTCCTTATTTATACTCCCCTGCTCTTTCTTGGCCTCTTGGATTCTTTGGGTCATCTATGCAGgcattttgttaaaatgcacttttaaaatgagaaagaatgtaTGACTATTCCCTTTGTCGCATATTCAGAACTAAACTGGTTCATAATTAGTTCATTACCAATTGAATAATTGTGACAGTTGGGTTGGGTGTGTGATGGTAAGTGCCTTTCCAAAGTAAAGTGTGATAGAAGCTGACCATATCTATTATGCTCAACCTTGCCTCGATCTCAAAACGCAGGAGATACCTGATTCAGAACATTCACAGACTCGCCATTATTGTACAATGATAATGTAGAGTGTAGTGTGTGAAGTCTAGCACTAGCACAGCAATGGGGATGCATTGAGTGAGGGCCTTGCCCAACTAAATCCCATTTTGGTTTAGaatttttgtgttcattttgaTTGAAAAATAGTCTGTTATattcaaaaatagacaaaacaaaaaccaaacataaCTCTTCAATCCATTAAAActctgaaaaactaaaaatgattcTACCATACTCTAAGCATTGTGCTCAATCCTAGTGAAACTTTGTTCTTCATATGGTTACTTTTACTCTTACTAGGCTACCTGAAAATATAATATAGAAAGCTCACATCAGAATAGACTAGATATGAGAAAGTTGAAGGGTCTCATATCTCCATTAACTTTTGCTAAGGAATCAAATTACTACCCTATGGAAAAGActttctgacttaaaaaaaagagagaaatcaccCTATCATTGAAACCGCCTTGGCAAAAATTATGACAGCAAGATAAATCTAACAGGAAcagactccatcttgcttctgacctcATAGGCTAACTGCCCTTAATCATTCTTGGATGTAGGCCAAGCTAACTATGgtagaaatttagtttatagatTAACTtaaaagcaaggatgataatagtctCTTCCTGAAAATAAGGTCCTCCCTGTTGAGAGACCGAAAACGCTTTTGTAAAAGTAAGAAAAGGCCACTATATTAGAATTATGGTGGTGCCTAAATTTTGCAGTGCTATAAGCATAGTAAAGCAATAACCAGCCTTTTTTTCTGGCTTGCTTATGCTCAGGAatcatgcagctggaggtcacaagatttgtaacaTCCCCAATTGTTCCTAGTGATATCATCCTTGTTGTGAAAACCGAAGATTGatgtttgagatatttttcaacGTTCTGCATTCAGGCATGCAAACTGATGCCACCCAGACCTGTGATTCATACCAAAGAACTAACTCAACTGGTTCTATGACCCCCATGCAGAAACTGACTTGACAGTTTGGACACTGATTTCATCTTCAagcaatcagcagcacccatgcCCTGGTCCCCTGCCCATCAAATTTCCTTCAAAATCTCTAGCCTCTGAGCTCCTGGGGAGGCAGATTTGAGAAATATATCCTGTCCTACTGCTCAGCTGCCTTTCGATAATTAAACTATTTCTGTGCTACACAACCTCTGTCTCAATTTGTTGCTTTACCTGTGCAGTACAAGCTATGCCTTCTTATTGGTTGTTGAATGATGCAACTCTTAGAACAACTACATTCAAATAATGTCAAGACTAAGATTCATGGATCATTGGGGAGAAAAGATTGGTATCAGGTTTCCCTAGGTGTTTTGATAGTCCAGATGAGAAGAGATGTTAGGAAGCAAGAATGGAATAATTCATGATCCTTAGTCTAAGTGgattttcattaaaacaaaattttatttaaaaatttcattttgatgaaattttattttaacaaagttaaaatttcattttaatgaaattttctaCCAGCCTCATCTTAAGAAGGAAAGAATATTCATTCttgtctaaataataataataatagtagtagtagaaAGTGAGTATTATAAGTATATAAGTcactttaacatatatattttttctttcatacaaTTTTGGATATATCTGCAGTTCAGttgtagatttattttattaatcatcTTTAGAActgaatatgatttttaaatcagaaacataataatttatttaataagttaTTCTTAACCTTCTCCTGTATTCTGTTTATATTATGAATCTACTGGAATTTCTACAACTAATCCTTGTGTACCTTGATCTTTCGCTTGTTTTCCAATTCTAAGcccatttgtttaaatttctttgaaactTCCGTAACCTTATATACAATATTATCACATTGACCCTCAgccttgcccatttttttctgacttttagcttttctgttaaaaatatattaacctTGTTATTATTTGGCCATGAAGATGATTGGAGACATCCTGCTGTATGGGACATTGTTGATGAATGCTGGGGCAGTGCTCAACTTTAAGCTGAAAAAGAAGGACATGCAGGGCTTTGGGAAGGAGGTGTGGGAGCTCAGCACAGGTGACAACATTAGGGAATTCTTACTGAGCCTCAGATACTTTTGAATCTTCACCATCCTGTGAAATGTCTTCATGATGTGCTGCATGATTGTGCTGTTTGGCTCTTGAGTCCCAGATATGGAACCAGGAACTCAGGTTCTCAGATGCTGAGTCTCTGTTCCTCCATTCCTGATGACTTCAAGAATGCTTTTAACCAGAAAACTAATGACCTTCACAGGAAGCCCAAGCTCTTGGTGTTGCAGTCTGCTTAGTACCTAGTTCAGCTAGGTGCAACTTCTTGTCCCAAgaccaagaagaaaagaatgagtaGAGTAGGATTTATTAAGCagaaggaaagctctcagcaaagagaggTGCCCTGAAAGCATGTTGCCAGAAATGGAGCTGAGTTCTTTTatatagcaaagacaaggaattcTTCTGTTGTTTCTGCCCAAATGGGAAGGGTAATGTTCCCACTTGGTATTGCATCTGCACATGGTTGGGGTTGGTCAGAGTGACTGAATATTGGTTATTATCCATGAATGGCTAAGCAAAACACATTAGGGGACTAAAACCACAATGCTAATATCATGTTAAGGACATTATAATGAGTCAGGTCAAGTTAAGGACATTTAGGTCCATCTATTGCACCTGCTCCTAGGCCAGGACAGTCCCTTCTGAGCAAACACTTGGCATTAGAGAAAGTTCTTATACCAAATTTCTTTCCACTAGCTACAGGGGCTGTGCAGATGTGGTCTCACAGGTATTTTTCCACTCCCAAGTCCCtccctctctatctgcctaactAGCCTCTAATTGTCTCTTCTTTCACTGGTGAGTTGAAAAATGTTCACCAAGATGTGCTAAGTCTCCCACCCAACTCAcagttttcaaagatattttcactTTGGTGACTGAATTGGAATGCTATTTACTGAAGGGGTTTCAGGAGGGTTTATATAAGGGGCTGTGATAAAGTGGCATTTCCCATAGATAAAAGAACTTGGCTAAATCATTTTGACATATTGGAATGCCTCTTCTACCAAGCATTCACAAGAAACCTGTTTCTGAATATTtcttggcttatttttaaaagccatcctTTTGGTAAGAatcatatagatttttaaaactgttttttaatcCAGGGATCTGAGCAGAAAGGTTGGCTTTTAAGTTTAACACAGCATCATTTTTGAACAATGTTTATAAGTCACAAGTACATTCAGTGTTACTTGCTGAAATTGACAGCATCTGGGGTCAACCAGAAGCCCTGTGACCAAATTCCTTTCTCATGCAAACAGGGCCCACTTTGCCACTCAGTGCAGCTGAAATTATCCCTAAGACTTTAAGAAGAGGGTCACCTGAAACAGGGACATCAGCCTTCCTGTTTAGACACTAAACTGTTAGCAAAAGGGAAGAGATAGTTCCAGGTGAAGTATTTCCACAGAAGAGAAGTCTAGAAAAATTGTGAGGGTTTTAGgataaattttgttttgctttgcaccctttgttaaataaaatgactttgggagccattaaaaatacatattaaaaatacgtgtgtgtgtatgtatgtatgcatgtatatatattaatataggCAAGAACTTTTTTTCTAGTTGCTCATTTTAGCCTTTTCATATTTTGCAAAtgttacatcattttatataataagTGCTAATATATAATGACTAATTATGTTGCACCAACCACTACTGTAAGTGCTTTAACCATGTTAAATTCCACATCACCTTGATTAGTTATCCAATCTTACAAGCTGGAAAACTGAAAAGAACAGGGTTAAGTAACATATCTAAGGTCTCACAGGCAATGAGCAATCCTTACTTCTAAGATTTCTACTTTCTCTTCTAGTTTCTTCTaatatatagaagaaaaaagtataagaaaaagaaaatttctactTTGTTGATTTATATTGTCTCATCTTACTTGCTCGCTAATTTCCCTCTGTGTATTTTCTGGATATTACCaatccctttatttatttacacatttcaaatatttatattaaagttCTTTTCAAGTGACTTTAATATATCAAATCCCCAGACATAAATCCTTCCAGTTATTTAATTTATGGTTGTCTTTCTTAGCATTGCACTTTCTTATATGTCCATTAGCTATACATGCATGTGGTCTAGGAGTTCAAATTCCATGAGGTTAAATCCTCAATAGTCTCATGTGGTTCATGCCTTGTGGATGCCTTCCAGACCATGATTTTTTAtggttgttttctcttctttcctattGGGTTCACCAATTCTTAAATAATTGAGAATTTTAAATGTATGGTTTCTTTACTATGTGGTTTGCACAAAGTTGAGCCCTGAAACTTTCTATCTAATGCTCAGGGTTTCCATTTTTTGTGACTTCATTTACTCTTACTTCCAGAATACAGTCTTAGACCAGTGTTTATATATGAGGATATCATTTCCTAAAATCCAGTTTCAAACTGGGTTCTTTATTCTTACTACTGAATGTACATAgtcctttattcttcttttgtagGTGTCTCATTCTCGACCTACAATTTATCTTATATGGTCATTATACTTTATGTGTTGTTTAGCTTTGATTCTTGGTTAGCAAAATTGATGtgagatttttttgttattgttttgttttcttttgtttttaggaCAGTTAGGGTCTTCCTTTCCAAGTCTGTGGGCTCAGATATACTTTTAATAGTTTAAATGCATGTACTctagcattttatatgattttgacaaggaaaactttttttaaattctgttcagTACAATAATTTGATCCCATGTCACTTTGAAATTTAAATCAGTTACATAGTAAATATTCTCTAGGCACAGATCACCAAAATTTTCCTGAGTGAATGTCTGTGGTTTTGACCCTTTAACATTACTCTTTCTCCTGAAGAGaacagatatatttatttttaatgtaggaatttgaggctttttattatttcaactcTAACAAGGAGCCAACTGTATCTTATGTGAGCAATGGGAAAGCAATATAGTTGCTCGTGATTTTGCTGTTTCACGGAAATGTGAATATATGCttcaaaatttactttattttccatTGGTTTGGATAGTA
This DNA window, taken from Macaca thibetana thibetana isolate TM-01 chromosome 13, ASM2454274v1, whole genome shotgun sequence, encodes the following:
- the LOC126933494 gene encoding LOW QUALITY PROTEIN: small integral membrane protein 7-like (The sequence of the model RefSeq protein was modified relative to this genomic sequence to represent the inferred CDS: substituted 2 bases at 2 genomic stop codons), with product MKMIGDILLYGTLLMNAGAVLNFKLKKKDMQGFGKEVWELSTGDNIREFLLSLRYFXIFTILXNVFMMCCMIVLFGS